The Paenibacillus sp. FSL H7-0357 nucleotide sequence CGGCTGCAAGGCAAATCACAGGTGTTCGGCGCCGGAACCGGCGATTATTACCGCACGCGCCTGACTCATTCCCTGGAAGTAGCACAAATTGCCCGTGAAGCCGCCAAGAGCCTGCTGCGCTCTTACCCGGAGGTGGAAACGGGGCAGGCGGACAACCCGGGTCTTGTAATCGATCCCGAAGTGGTGGAATGTGCAGCCATCGCGCATGATTTCGGCCACCCGCCATTCGGCCACAAAGGGGAAGAAGTGCTCGATAATATTTTGGAGCAGCTTGTGGCCAAAAAGACTGAGGAGGAAGCGCTGAAATCCGGCGCGGGTCCGCTGCAGAGGCAGACGATCCACGAAAATCTGAAACGGCAATATGAGCATTTTGAGGGCAATGCCCATAATTTCCGGCTGATCATGTTTCTGGAGAAGCGCGAGAACATCGACGGCCTGAACCTTTCCGACGCAGTGCTGCTGGGTATCAACAAGTATCCTTTTCCCGGCACGGTACTCAAGAAAGGCATGTATCTTCATGAATGGGATTATATCAGGGAAGTCCGCAAGGAATGGGGGGTGCCGGAAGGCAAGAAGACGCTGGAAGCCCAGCTTATGGACCTCTGCGACGACATCGCCTATTCCGCCCATGATTTGGAGGATGGCATAAAGGCCGGCAAAATCGAGGTCCATGAGCACTTTATGCATGATGCCTATATCCAGCGGCTGATCGTCGAGAAGATTACCACGCTGGAGGATTTGTTCTGGGAAGGCTGGAAGTCAGAGGCTATCCATGCCAAAGTCGAAGAGGTGCTGAGCTCATTCCTGCGGGTATGGATGGAGAAAATGCCGACCTGTGAAAATGATTACTCCCGCACCCGGCGTGAGGTTAAAGCCTACTGGGTCAGCACCTTTGTCGCCAGCTTAGGCGTGATTCACGACGGAGACTGGAAGAAGGTCACCTTTATCAAGGAGGACAAAGAGGATGAGGACATGCTGCGGACGGTCAGTGTGCTCAAAAGCTTCGCCTGGGTCACGATGATTCGCGACCTGCGTGTGCAGCGGCTGCAGAAACGCAGCGAGTGGATTTTGCGGCGGCTTTGGGGCGCATTCCTCGATCCTGAAACGTCGAAGGCGATTATCCCGAGTGACTGGCTGCAGCGTTTTGAGAAGGATCAGCGGTCGCAGAGGCCGATCTGGACGTGGGAGCATATGGTGATTGATTATATTGCCGGAATGACAGATGCTTTTGCCGAGAAAATCTACAATGAGCTTTATGGTCTGAAGGTCGGTTCTATTTACGATCTGGACTAGGACAGGCAAAGCTTGGATAAGAAGACTAAGAAACGCTAAGAATGCTACCTTTTAACATAAACAGGGCTCTCCAGGGAGTCCTGTTTATGCGTTTTCTGGTCTTTGCTTTTGATTTCTGGTCCCTGTTTTAGAATTCTGGTCTTTCGTTGCTGTATGTTGTTATTTTTTTGTTATTATATATTTGGTGATGATATGAATGAGTGTAGTTGATTTTTAATTTCTGGAGTACCTAAATAATCCTTGTTAATTAAGGTTTTTTGTTTATGTGGTGTGAGAAAAAGTTTTGGATTGAAAGAATCAAGATTAAATTTAAAGTATTTATTTAATTTTGTTATTGTTTATTTATTATAATAATGCTAATATTACCGGGGAGTTATCGTTATAATTGAAAGCCCTTACACAAAAGGAGGATGAAGTCTTGAAGAAGTTTAAGAAGAGTTTCCTGCTGTTTCTTACGGCCCTCATGATGTTTTCGATGGCTGTACCTGCACTGGCCGGCAATGCCCGCCAGGAAAAACTTGCAACCCACTGGGCCAAAGAGAGCATCGCGAAATGGCAGGGGAATGGAGTGCTGCAAGGATATCCGGACGGCAGCTTTAAGCCCGATAACAATGTTACCCGCGCTGAGATGACGAGTATTATTAACAAGCTTTTCGGATTTAGTGCCTTGCCCGAATCCAATTTCTCGGATGTGCCGGCAGGCGCATGGTATGCCAAAGATCTGGCTGTAGCGAAGCAGGCCGGTTATTATAAAGGCTTCCCGGACAACAAAGCGAAAGCGGATACAAAGTTGACCCGCCAGGATACTGCTGTATTGCTCGCTTCGGTCTTTTCGCTTACACCGGGCAATGGCGCTGCTGCTCTTGCTTTTACGGACAGTGCCGGCATCAGCCTGTATGCGAATGAGGCGATCCAGGCGCTGCAGGGGACTTTGAATGGTTATCCGGACGGATCCTTCCGGCCTGACCGCCTTATCACAAGAGCAGAATTGCTCAGCATTGTCGACAGGCTGGTCAGCCGCTACTATCACGAGGCTGGAACGGTTGCCGGGGGCGACATTCAGGGCAATGTTCTGATCAACCGCAGCGGAGTACTGCTAAAGGATGCCCGTATCTCGGGGAATCTGTATTTGGCCCCTGGCATTGAGAGCGGAGAAGCCACTCTGGAGAATGTAACTGTTCAAGGCGCGGTTTATATTTCCGGTGGTGAGAATTCGATTCATTTCAACAACTCCAAGCTGGCGTTGGTCAACCTGAATCGTCCGGGCGGGAAAGTCGGCATCATTGCTGAAGGCCATACAACGATTGCTCAGCTGGCTGTTGAAAGCGCTGCAATTCTTGAGGTGGGCGCAGAAGCGGAGATTGCTGAGGTTGTCATCGGCAGCGGTGCTTCCGGTACGGCGGTAACAGGCAAGGGGACAATCAGCAAGCTTGATGTTCGTGCTTCTTCTGTCAGTTTTAACGGGCAAGCATTGACGACTGGAACCTTCTCGGTAATGAATGGCGGATTTACGACCTCTGGCAGTACAACAAACGGAGCCGCCACCGGAACCGTATCCGGCTCTAATGGTTCAGGCAGCACTGGAGGAGGTGGAACTGGGACGCCTGCCGTTACCGTCAACATTGCTGACCCGGCTGCATCCGCCGCAACGAAATCCCTGTTCGCTTATCTGGATGAAACCAGCGGCAAACAGATTATGTTCGGGCATCAGCATGATACGACCGTATCTTTTGCCGGCAAGGATAAAGCGGGGACTGTAATCTCGGATGTGTACAGCTCGGTAGGCGATTATCCGGCTGTGTTTGGCTGGGATACGCTCAGCCTGGACGGATACGAAGCTCCTCCCGGAGTGAGCGGGAATCATGAAGCCAGCAGGCTGGGTCTCACCGCTGCGATGAAGCAGGCACATGAGCTGGGCGGTATCTTGACGCTGAGCACGCATCCTTATAATTTTGTGACTGGCGGAAGCTTTAATGATACGGGCAATTCCCCCGGGGCAGCCTCATCGGTAGTGGCACGTATTCTGCCGGGCGGTGATAAGAACAGCGGATTCAATACCTATCTCGACCGGATTGCCGACTTCGCGAGCAATCTCAAAGATGACGACGGCAACCTGATTCCGGTGTTGTTCCGTCCGTTCCATGAGCAGAATGGAGGCTGGTTCTGGTGGGGGGCGGCAACGACTACAAAAAGCGAATATGCTGAGCTGTACCGATACACCGTTGAATATCTGCGGGACATTAAGGGAGTCCACAACTTCCTGTATGTATTTTCCCCGAATGGTCCGTTTAACGGCAACGAAAGTGAATATTTGACGACTTATCCGGGCGATCAATATGTGGATATTCTCGGTATGGACCAATACGACAACAAGGACAACGCAGGTTCCGAGTCTTTTCTGAATGGCCTTGTGAAAGATTTGAAGATGATTTCCGGCCTGGCTCAGGATAAGGGTAAGATTGTGACCCTCTCGGAATACGGATACAGCGCCGCAGGAATGAAAACAACGGGAAATAATGAGCTGCAGTGGTTTACGAAGTTATTGAACGCCATCAAGGCGGATCCGGATGCGGCGAAGATTTCCTACATGCTGACCTGGGCCAACTTTGGCGAAGGCAATAATCTGTATGTTCCTTACAAGAATGTTCCGAATAAAGCCGATCACGAGCTTCTTCCGGACTTTGTGAATTTCTATAATGATGCTGCTACTGCCTTTGCGGGGGATGTGAAGGATGACAACAAGTATTCCCGTGCGGTCAATGCTGCAGTGAAAGAACCGTTTCTGCATATCGTTACACCGAATAATATCGGTACAGTAACTGAGGGCACGACAGTCATCCGTTCGAAAACGGCTAATTTCACACCGGTTAAGGTCACTTATACAATCGGAAAGTCCACAGTTGAACAAGAAATGACACTGGGAGCGGACGGCTATTGCGCTGCGGTCTGGCAGCCGGATTCCAGCTTGAACGGCAGTTCCACCGACATTACGGTAAAAGCTTATGGACCGGGTGACACGCTGCTTACGCAAAGCATCTCCGTATTTGTGAAGATCGGCGAGGTGCCGGTAAAAGAGATCAAGTTCAACACGGCTGATGATCTGCAGCTCATCCAGAACAATGGCAGCTGGTCCGGTCTAGCTGGAAACGGCGAGACGATCAAGACGGAGTTCAAGCATGCGGTTCTGGACGGAGACGGAAAGCTGAATCTGAATATCTCGGAAGGATTGGCCTCCGGGGATACCTGGCAGGAGCTGAAGCTGCAGCTTACATCTGCGGCACTGGACGGGGTAGACCTGGCCAAAGTGGGCCGTGTGAAATTCAATCTGCTGATTCCTGAATCTGCCCAGAATGAAACCGGAAATGCCGCTATCCGCGGCGTTGTTCAACTTCCGGAAGATTGGAATACCAAGTATGGCATGGATTCCAGTTATAAAACGTTATCCAGCCTGGAAAAAGTAACGGTGGACGGCTCGTCATACTACAGGTTTGCTGCCTCTATTGACTTAGATAATGCCGAGAAGTCTGCAGCGGCAGCCGGTCTGGCCATTTCCATTGTAGGGAGCGGACTGGTCTCTGAAGGAGCTCTGCCTATTTATGTAGATGATATCAGCCTTTACAATACCTACCGTGCGCCGGTAGCAGACCATGCGCTGGTGGATGATTATGAATCCTACGGTGCAAGCGATGATGCACTTGCGGCAAAATATCCTAAAGCCGGCGGCGACGATGTCAGCGTAGCTTTAAGCGCGGAACGCAAAAATACCGGCGGTTATGGATTGAAAATGCACTATAGCATTGATAGTGCCGGTTATACGGGAATCGGTAAGAACCTTGGTTCCCTGGATTGGTCCACTTACAACGCGGTCAGTCTGTGGGTTGCTTCCGACGGCAGCAGCTCTTACGCGGAAAAGGGAGAGCCGCTCAAGCTGGTTGTCCAGCTGGTCATTGACGGCGGATATTTCGAAGCTTATCCCGTGATTACTCCGGATCAGAACGGACAGGTTGTATTAAGCCTGAAGAATTTGACCGAAATGAGCTGGGGCAAAGGCGGTGCGCTCACAGAGGAAAGACTGAAGCAGGTGCAAAACTTCAATCTGTATGTGAACGCTATGGATGGGCAGTCCCATAAAGGTGTTCTATACTTTGATGACATTAAAGCGGTATATGACCCGGCACTTCCGGATATGTCCGGGGAAACTGGCGGACAGCCGGATGCGCATGCGCCTGGAGTTCTGTACCAGTTCAGAAGCGCTGAAGATATCACAGGCTGGGTGACGGCAAATGATGATCAAGCGGGCGCCAAAGCTCCGGAATTTTCGGAGGAGGAGCAGGCGGTTGGCGTTCAGTTCGATCAGGTTGACAACGGCTCCTTTGAACTCGCTGTAGATCCGGTGAAGCTGAATATTGCGGGTCTCCATACGATAAACGCAAAGGTCAAACTGTCGGGCGGCGCGGCTAAAGCGCGCTTGTTCATCAAGACAGGAGCTGGCTGGGTATGGTCGGACAGCGGAGCGCCCCTAACAGTGGACTCCAAAGGGTATACAACTTTGAGTATTTCGTTGCCGTCCGCCGCTGAAGCAGCAGGGGTTGACCTGACTGCCGTAAAGACGATCGGCATCAAGCTTGAAGGGATCACAAACGGCGAAGGAACGGCGGAGTTGTATCTGCAGGAAGTGATGCTTGCCGCAGCCGGGGCAGATATTGATTAACCGGTTTCAAATGAATAAGGCTAAAGACTCAAGGTGAAAGCCAGCAGACTCAGCGGCGTTGCAGAAGACCCGAAGCCCCTATACGGTGCGCTTTGGGTCTTTTGGTATGTTCTAAAGAGACAGCAATGAATATCTTACATTATATAAATTTCTCATTTCAATCTGCCGAAATAAAAGGTAGATCTGTTTGTTTGCCCATTCTTGAAAATGAAATGTAACAGATTGGAATTACATGTAAGGTTTTCGGAAAAGTTTGAGGAGGATGCGCAAATGAGAAAGGATCTGGGACTTAAGGGATCTGTACACAAATTCGTTAATGGGACATTGAAGGGGGTAACATCCAGGGGGAAGCAAAGCATAGGCTTCAAAATAGCTTCCGGGTACGTTGTTTTGGCTTTGCTGGTCTTGATTATCGGAGGAACCTCCCTCTATTTAATGAACGGTATGCAAAAGAATACCGGAAATATTGTTGAACAAATGGTCCCTGCGCTGGAAGAAATACATAATGTCAATTATTACACCGAACATATCATGGCGGTCAGTATGCAGCATATTTTAAGCACCGATGCTGCACAGAAAAAGAAGCTGGAAGCAGAACGTGACCAATTTATCCGTAAAGTGGCCGAATCTATGACCAACTATAGAAATACGCTGCGGGACAAGGATCAGAAGGAGCTGCTGCAGTCGCTGAATCATAAATGGGATGAATTTATGACTATTAACAACCAGGCGATCAAGCAGAGCGGTGCAGGCGACGAAGAACTGGCACTGGAGGTCTCGCAAAAAGGGATTACGGCGTTTAATTCGATGCAGACCGATATGGATGCTCTGGTTGATCTCAGCCAGAAAGCCGCATCTGAAGAGGGCGAGCGTTCCGTTGAGATTTTTCATACTTCCATTATTGTGAATCTGATTACTGTAGTGGTAGTGCTGGTTGTGATCGGTCTGATTAATATGGTTATCCGGCGCACAATCATCAATCCGCTGAAGCAGGTAACCGTTCATTTGCAACAAATATCAGGCGGTGATTTGACGTCAGAGGATACCTTGATCGCAAATCAGGATGAAATCGGTTTGCTTGCCAGGACGGTAAACGATACGAACCGGACATTGCTGGAGATTGTGAGTCAGATCCGTAGTGTTTCCAGTATTATCGCGCGGCAGGGGGATGAGCTGGTCCGCAATATTTCCGATACAAAGGAGGGCAGCCAGCAGATTGCCCTTACCATGGAGGAGTTGGCCAAAGCTTCTGGAAGCCAGGCGGAGGCAGCTGTAGAAGCATCCAAAGCGATAGAGGATCTGAATATGCTGATTGAGGCCTTTGCAGTCAAAGGAATGGATCTGTCGCTTCATTCCGGGCAGGTGCGGACAAAGGGTGACAGAGGCAAGCAATTAATGGAGAGCTCAGTGGCACAAATGGGGCAAATCGCCGAAGCCGTATCACAATCCATGGAAACGGTGGAGGAGCTGAACCGCAAGAATGAGGGGATCTTCCGGCTGGTTGGCTCGATCCGCAGCATTTCCGAACAGACGCATCTCCTGGCAATCAACGCTGCGATTGAAGCAGCCAGAGCCGGAGACAGCGGGCGCGGATTTGCGGTTGTGGCGCAAGAGGTGCGGAAGCTTTCGGAGGAAGTGCAGCGGACGGTATCGGAAATCACCGGGATTACGCAAGGCATTCAGCTGGACTCCAAAGAGGTGGTCGAGCATTTGCGCATGGGGGTCATGAGGACAGAAGAAGGCAGCCGGCAAATTGCTGAGACAGGCGAAGCTTTGGATGACATCAACAAATCGGTGCATGTGATGTCCGGCACCATTGAAGAGATGGGCGGTAATCTTCAGCAGATGACCGCAGCAAGCGAAACGATGAACGAGTTCAGCCAGCATATTTCAGCCCTAGCCCAGCAATCGGCGGCAGGTGTGGAAGAAACCTCAGCTTCGGCCCACGAGCAGCTCAGCGCCACCAATGAAGTTGCAGCTGGCATAGGGCAGTTGAAAACACTGCTGACCGAGCTTAGTGAATCGGTAACTCGTTTTCAGGTATAAGAAGACAGCCCCTCACGGGTTCATTTACGCAAGGAGTAAATGTGCCTGTGAGGGGCTGTTTGTGCTTGTACTTGTTATAAATGTGACGGCAGAAGCTTGCTGCACGTTGTTTGGCCGCCAGTCAATAGAGTGAGCTGCCGTCAGTACTGGCGGCTATAGTCAACCCTATTGCGCGAAGGGGCGCCATCTTGCAGATAGGACTGCAGGTTGTCTGTGAAAATATCAACAACGCGGTCGGCATACCGGTCTGTTGTGCCGGCACAGTGCGGGGTGATTACCACCTGCTCCATTCCCCATAACGGATGATCCTGCGGCAGGGGTTCGGTCTCAAAGACATCCAGCCCCGCTCCGGCCAACTGGCCGCTCTTCAGCGCGGCCATCAAGTCTTCGGTATGGGTGGTGGCTCCCCGGCCGATGTTGATATAATAAGCGCCTTGCTTGCAGTTGGAGAAGATTTCCGCATTAAACAACCCTTGTGTTTCGTCGGTGAGCGGCAGCGTGTTGATCACGAAATCGCCTTGGCGGACTGCGTCAGGCAGCTCGTCAGTGGTGTAGACCTGGTCAAAATCGGCAACCGGTTTACCGGAACGGCTTATGCCGATGGTCTTCATCCGGAAAGCCTTGGCGATTCTTGCCGTTTCACTGCCGATGGAGCCGGTGCCGGCAATGACGGCTGTTTTGCCGGTTAATTCACTTTCATTGCCTTCCGAATGCCAGCGGCGGTTCTGCTGGTTGCGTACGGCTGTATGCAAATTACGGGTGAAGAGCAGCATAAAGCCAAAGATTACAGCTGTGATCGGCTCGGCGTGAACGCCACTGGCGTTCGTGAGCAGGATTCCGCGCTCCTCCAAACGATCAAGCGGGAGTTTCTCTACACCTGCCGACCAGGTCTGAACCCAACGCAGCGGTGAATCCGGCCGCAGCAGCGTGTCGCTGATGCCCTTGCCCCAGCCGATTACAATTTCTGCATTGGCCAGAAGCTCCAAATCCGGATTTTTGGCGTTTCCCAGTGTGAGGGTATAACCTGGGGCGGCATCGAGAATGAGCTTCTGCTGCTGGGATGTAAGGGGCTGTAAACAAACAATGGATTTCGTCATGATGGTTCCCTCCCGTTATACTTTTTTATAGGATTGGCTGATAATGTATAGAATAAGGATAACAAATCTGTCTGGAAAGGTGAAATTTTTATGGAGCGTAATAGGTCTGAGCGAGATATGGAGCGCTTGTTTATTGCCGTAAAAGTCCCTTCAAACCTGAGTGGATTATTGGAAAAAGAGTCTGAAAAATGCTCCGCAAAGCTGAAATTTGCAAAATGGACACATTCTGAAGATTATCATATTACCCTGCAGTTTCTCGGTGACACACCCAGAAAAGAAATTCCTGCACTTCTCAAAGCGCTCGAGGAAATATCCGGAAAGAGCAAGCCGTTTCGATTAAGCTTGGAGAACTGGGGGACCTTTGGTCTTCCGCATGCGCCTAAGGTGCTCTGGGCAGGGGTTTCCGGCGAGCTTGCGAGACTTGCGGAACTGCAGCGGGACGTGGTTAATGCGACTTCTGGCTTGGGTTTTAAAGCCGAGACAAGGGAGTACAATCCCCATATTACCCTGGCCCGGAAATACCGGGGCGAGCAGCCCTTCAGCGCCGAAGAGCTGCCGGATTTACGTGACTGTGGAGGAGAAAAGGAGAACAATTGTTCGGAAAAGGACTGGACGGTAGATGCTTTTGTGGTGTATGCTACTAGAATGCATGCCATTCCTATGTATGAAATGATTGAAAAATTGACATTTTTCTAAATTAAAATCGACAAGAAAGTTTTCAAAGCTTCCATTTTCGGTTACATACAATAGGAATGTGCCGTAAAATAGGAGGTAAAAAATGGTTATTTTTAAACAAAATCGCTGTATTGCGCTGCTCGTTGGCGTTATTCTAGTGTGTTTCTCTTCAATAAGCCTGATGAACTCCGAGCGTGTATCAGAGGGCAAAAATACAGTACCAATGAATAAATTACAGACAACCCATGCATCTGCCGCATCTGTCCTGTCGCATCCTGCCACAACCGGCGCCAAGAGGATAACCGAAACACCCAA carries:
- a CDS encoding deoxyguanosinetriphosphate triphosphohydrolase family protein, translating into MTLIEKREHRQYPEITRLETSRAAYERDYSRLIHSPTFRRLQGKSQVFGAGTGDYYRTRLTHSLEVAQIAREAAKSLLRSYPEVETGQADNPGLVIDPEVVECAAIAHDFGHPPFGHKGEEVLDNILEQLVAKKTEEEALKSGAGPLQRQTIHENLKRQYEHFEGNAHNFRLIMFLEKRENIDGLNLSDAVLLGINKYPFPGTVLKKGMYLHEWDYIREVRKEWGVPEGKKTLEAQLMDLCDDIAYSAHDLEDGIKAGKIEVHEHFMHDAYIQRLIVEKITTLEDLFWEGWKSEAIHAKVEEVLSSFLRVWMEKMPTCENDYSRTRREVKAYWVSTFVASLGVIHDGDWKKVTFIKEDKEDEDMLRTVSVLKSFAWVTMIRDLRVQRLQKRSEWILRRLWGAFLDPETSKAIIPSDWLQRFEKDQRSQRPIWTWEHMVIDYIAGMTDAFAEKIYNELYGLKVGSIYDLD
- a CDS encoding glycosyl hydrolase, with amino-acid sequence MKKFKKSFLLFLTALMMFSMAVPALAGNARQEKLATHWAKESIAKWQGNGVLQGYPDGSFKPDNNVTRAEMTSIINKLFGFSALPESNFSDVPAGAWYAKDLAVAKQAGYYKGFPDNKAKADTKLTRQDTAVLLASVFSLTPGNGAAALAFTDSAGISLYANEAIQALQGTLNGYPDGSFRPDRLITRAELLSIVDRLVSRYYHEAGTVAGGDIQGNVLINRSGVLLKDARISGNLYLAPGIESGEATLENVTVQGAVYISGGENSIHFNNSKLALVNLNRPGGKVGIIAEGHTTIAQLAVESAAILEVGAEAEIAEVVIGSGASGTAVTGKGTISKLDVRASSVSFNGQALTTGTFSVMNGGFTTSGSTTNGAATGTVSGSNGSGSTGGGGTGTPAVTVNIADPAASAATKSLFAYLDETSGKQIMFGHQHDTTVSFAGKDKAGTVISDVYSSVGDYPAVFGWDTLSLDGYEAPPGVSGNHEASRLGLTAAMKQAHELGGILTLSTHPYNFVTGGSFNDTGNSPGAASSVVARILPGGDKNSGFNTYLDRIADFASNLKDDDGNLIPVLFRPFHEQNGGWFWWGAATTTKSEYAELYRYTVEYLRDIKGVHNFLYVFSPNGPFNGNESEYLTTYPGDQYVDILGMDQYDNKDNAGSESFLNGLVKDLKMISGLAQDKGKIVTLSEYGYSAAGMKTTGNNELQWFTKLLNAIKADPDAAKISYMLTWANFGEGNNLYVPYKNVPNKADHELLPDFVNFYNDAATAFAGDVKDDNKYSRAVNAAVKEPFLHIVTPNNIGTVTEGTTVIRSKTANFTPVKVTYTIGKSTVEQEMTLGADGYCAAVWQPDSSLNGSSTDITVKAYGPGDTLLTQSISVFVKIGEVPVKEIKFNTADDLQLIQNNGSWSGLAGNGETIKTEFKHAVLDGDGKLNLNISEGLASGDTWQELKLQLTSAALDGVDLAKVGRVKFNLLIPESAQNETGNAAIRGVVQLPEDWNTKYGMDSSYKTLSSLEKVTVDGSSYYRFAASIDLDNAEKSAAAAGLAISIVGSGLVSEGALPIYVDDISLYNTYRAPVADHALVDDYESYGASDDALAAKYPKAGGDDVSVALSAERKNTGGYGLKMHYSIDSAGYTGIGKNLGSLDWSTYNAVSLWVASDGSSSYAEKGEPLKLVVQLVIDGGYFEAYPVITPDQNGQVVLSLKNLTEMSWGKGGALTEERLKQVQNFNLYVNAMDGQSHKGVLYFDDIKAVYDPALPDMSGETGGQPDAHAPGVLYQFRSAEDITGWVTANDDQAGAKAPEFSEEEQAVGVQFDQVDNGSFELAVDPVKLNIAGLHTINAKVKLSGGAAKARLFIKTGAGWVWSDSGAPLTVDSKGYTTLSISLPSAAEAAGVDLTAVKTIGIKLEGITNGEGTAELYLQEVMLAAAGADID
- a CDS encoding methyl-accepting chemotaxis protein yields the protein MRKDLGLKGSVHKFVNGTLKGVTSRGKQSIGFKIASGYVVLALLVLIIGGTSLYLMNGMQKNTGNIVEQMVPALEEIHNVNYYTEHIMAVSMQHILSTDAAQKKKLEAERDQFIRKVAESMTNYRNTLRDKDQKELLQSLNHKWDEFMTINNQAIKQSGAGDEELALEVSQKGITAFNSMQTDMDALVDLSQKAASEEGERSVEIFHTSIIVNLITVVVVLVVIGLINMVIRRTIINPLKQVTVHLQQISGGDLTSEDTLIANQDEIGLLARTVNDTNRTLLEIVSQIRSVSSIIARQGDELVRNISDTKEGSQQIALTMEELAKASGSQAEAAVEASKAIEDLNMLIEAFAVKGMDLSLHSGQVRTKGDRGKQLMESSVAQMGQIAEAVSQSMETVEELNRKNEGIFRLVGSIRSISEQTHLLAINAAIEAARAGDSGRGFAVVAQEVRKLSEEVQRTVSEITGITQGIQLDSKEVVEHLRMGVMRTEEGSRQIAETGEALDDINKSVHVMSGTIEEMGGNLQQMTAASETMNEFSQHISALAQQSAAGVEETSASAHEQLSATNEVAAGIGQLKTLLTELSESVTRFQV
- a CDS encoding D-2-hydroxyacid dehydrogenase, yielding MTKSIVCLQPLTSQQQKLILDAAPGYTLTLGNAKNPDLELLANAEIVIGWGKGISDTLLRPDSPLRWVQTWSAGVEKLPLDRLEERGILLTNASGVHAEPITAVIFGFMLLFTRNLHTAVRNQQNRRWHSEGNESELTGKTAVIAGTGSIGSETARIAKAFRMKTIGISRSGKPVADFDQVYTTDELPDAVRQGDFVINTLPLTDETQGLFNAEIFSNCKQGAYYINIGRGATTHTEDLMAALKSGQLAGAGLDVFETEPLPQDHPLWGMEQVVITPHCAGTTDRYADRVVDIFTDNLQSYLQDGAPSRNRVDYSRQY
- the thpR gene encoding RNA 2',3'-cyclic phosphodiesterase; the encoded protein is MFIAVKVPSNLSGLLEKESEKCSAKLKFAKWTHSEDYHITLQFLGDTPRKEIPALLKALEEISGKSKPFRLSLENWGTFGLPHAPKVLWAGVSGELARLAELQRDVVNATSGLGFKAETREYNPHITLARKYRGEQPFSAEELPDLRDCGGEKENNCSEKDWTVDAFVVYATRMHAIPMYEMIEKLTFF